The following proteins come from a genomic window of Companilactobacillus pabuli:
- the gyrA gene encoding DNA gyrase subunit A, giving the protein MADHRIENVNLTEVMKNSFVDYAASVIVSRALPDVRDGLKPVHRRILYGMNELGVTPDKPYKKSARFVGDIMGKYHPHGDSAIYESMVRMAQDFSYRYPLVDGHGNFGSIDGDPPAAMRYTEARMSKMAVEMLRDINKDTVDLIPNYDGEEKEPTVLPARFPNLLVNGATGIAVGMTTNIPSHNLKEVIDALHILMRNKDATVADLMKAIPGPDFPTGGIIMGRSGIRKAYEHGRGTIILRAKVDIVTKKSGAEQIIVTELPYMVNKAKLVERIADLAREKKIEGITDLNDESDREGMRIVIDLRRDMSASVVLNNLYKLTQLQISYGINMVAIVGKTPKVFSLKGVLVEYLKHQEVVIRRRTEYELRRAQARAHILEGLRIALDHIDEIIKIIRGSQTSAIAKQTLMDSFKLSDKQSQAILDMRLVRLTGLERDKVEAEYQDLLTKIADYKDILATPERVDKIIYDELLEIQEKFGDDRRTEIRASEVANIEDEDLIEEENILVVLTHNGYIKRLSADEFRVQNRGGRGVQGMGVHDDDFIEQMIYTSTHDRLLFFTNAGKVYRIKGYEVPEYGRTAKGIPVINLLNIEKGEKIQTVINVDKDIDPEKSFLFFVTKQGTVKRTPVTDFANIRHSGLRAITLKDEDELTNVFLTNGDKVIVIGTHKGYAVTFKESDVRPMGRTAAGVRGIKLRDEDYVIGSSIAEAGQEVLTISEKGYGKRTSVEEYPVKGRGGKGIKTANVTEKNGPIAGLMVVNGDEDIMLITDKGVMIRFEVQSVSQTGRATLGVRLIKVDDDSIVSTMTKIAEDESNSNDEDTDESANEITENKED; this is encoded by the coding sequence ATGGCAGATCATAGAATAGAAAATGTTAACTTGACAGAAGTCATGAAGAATTCCTTCGTTGACTACGCTGCTAGTGTTATCGTGTCACGTGCGCTACCAGACGTTCGTGATGGCCTCAAACCAGTTCATCGTCGTATTCTTTATGGTATGAATGAATTAGGTGTTACACCTGATAAACCATACAAGAAGAGTGCTCGTTTCGTTGGTGACATCATGGGTAAGTATCACCCCCACGGGGACTCCGCTATTTATGAATCAATGGTTAGAATGGCGCAGGATTTCAGTTATCGTTATCCACTAGTTGATGGACACGGAAACTTTGGTTCAATCGATGGTGATCCACCTGCTGCTATGCGTTATACCGAAGCTAGAATGAGTAAGATGGCAGTTGAAATGTTGCGTGATATCAACAAAGATACTGTTGACCTTATTCCTAACTACGATGGTGAAGAAAAAGAACCAACTGTTTTACCAGCTAGATTCCCTAATCTTTTGGTTAACGGAGCTACTGGTATCGCCGTTGGTATGACAACTAATATCCCATCACACAACTTAAAAGAAGTTATCGATGCCTTGCATATTTTGATGAGAAATAAAGATGCAACAGTCGCTGACTTGATGAAAGCAATCCCCGGACCAGACTTCCCAACTGGTGGTATCATCATGGGTCGTTCTGGTATCAGAAAAGCTTATGAACATGGCCGTGGGACAATTATCTTGCGTGCTAAAGTTGATATTGTAACGAAGAAGAGCGGTGCTGAACAAATCATCGTGACTGAACTTCCATACATGGTCAACAAGGCTAAGTTGGTTGAAAGAATTGCTGATTTAGCACGTGAAAAGAAGATTGAAGGAATCACTGATCTAAACGATGAATCTGACCGTGAAGGTATGCGTATCGTTATCGATCTTCGTCGTGATATGAGTGCATCCGTTGTTTTGAACAATCTTTATAAGTTGACACAACTTCAAATTTCTTATGGTATCAACATGGTTGCTATCGTTGGTAAGACACCTAAGGTCTTCTCACTAAAAGGCGTTTTGGTTGAATACTTGAAGCACCAAGAAGTTGTTATTAGAAGAAGAACTGAATATGAATTAAGACGTGCTCAAGCTCGTGCTCACATTCTAGAAGGTTTAAGAATTGCTTTGGATCACATTGATGAAATCATCAAAATAATTCGTGGTTCACAAACTTCAGCGATTGCTAAGCAAACTTTGATGGACAGTTTCAAACTATCTGACAAACAATCACAAGCTATCCTAGATATGCGTTTGGTTCGTTTGACAGGTTTGGAACGTGACAAAGTCGAAGCTGAATATCAAGACTTGTTAACTAAGATTGCTGACTACAAAGATATTTTGGCTACACCTGAACGTGTTGATAAGATCATCTATGACGAATTGCTTGAAATTCAAGAAAAATTCGGGGATGACAGAAGAACTGAGATCCGTGCTAGTGAAGTTGCCAATATCGAAGATGAAGATTTGATTGAAGAAGAAAACATCTTGGTTGTTTTGACACACAATGGTTACATCAAACGTTTGTCGGCGGATGAATTCCGTGTTCAAAATCGTGGTGGCCGTGGTGTTCAAGGAATGGGTGTTCACGATGATGATTTCATTGAACAAATGATTTATACATCAACTCATGATCGTCTATTATTCTTCACTAATGCTGGTAAAGTTTACCGTATCAAGGGTTATGAAGTTCCTGAATACGGACGGACTGCTAAGGGTATTCCAGTTATCAACTTGTTGAATATCGAAAAGGGTGAGAAGATTCAAACCGTAATCAATGTTGACAAAGATATTGATCCAGAGAAATCATTCTTGTTCTTCGTTACTAAACAAGGAACTGTTAAACGTACACCTGTAACTGATTTTGCCAATATCAGACATTCTGGTCTTCGTGCTATTACTCTAAAAGACGAAGATGAATTAACTAATGTCTTCTTAACTAATGGTGACAAAGTTATCGTTATTGGTACTCACAAGGGTTATGCTGTGACATTCAAAGAAAGCGACGTTCGTCCAATGGGAAGAACCGCTGCTGGTGTTCGTGGTATTAAACTTCGTGATGAAGATTACGTTATTGGTTCTTCAATCGCTGAAGCTGGTCAAGAAGTTCTAACTATCTCAGAAAAAGGTTATGGTAAGAGAACTTCTGTTGAAGAGTATCCAGTCAAAGGACGTGGTGGTAAAGGTATCAAGACTGCCAACGTCACTGAAAAGAATGGTCCAATTGCTGGATTGATGGTCGTCAATGGTGATGAAGATATCATGTTGATCACGGACAAAGGTGTCATGATTCGTTTTGAAGTTCAAAGCGTTTCTCAAACTGGTCGTGCAACATTGGGTGTCAGATTGATCAAGGTTGATGATGATTCAATCGTTTCAACAATGACAAAAATTGCTGAAGATGAATCGAATTCAAATGATGAAGATACAGATGAATCAGCAAATGAAATTACTGAAAATAAAGAAGATTAA
- the rpsF gene encoding 30S ribosomal protein S6, with product MAEAHYEITYIIKPDMEEDAKKALIDRFDKIITDNGAKVIDSKDWEKKRLAYEIANYKEGIYHIINVDAENDEAINEFDRLSKIEDNILRHMIVRRED from the coding sequence ATGGCTGAAGCACATTACGAAATCACATATATCATTAAACCTGATATGGAAGAAGACGCAAAGAAGGCATTGATCGATCGTTTCGATAAGATCATTACTGACAACGGCGCCAAAGTAATCGACTCAAAAGACTGGGAAAAGAAACGTTTAGCATATGAAATTGCTAATTATAAAGAAGGTATCTACCACATTATCAATGTAGATGCTGAAAACGATGAAGCAATTAACGAATTCGACCGTCTTTCAAAGATCGAAGATAACATTCTTCGTCACATGATCGTTAGACGCGAAGACTAA
- the ssb gene encoding single-stranded DNA-binding protein has product MINRVVLVGRLTRDPELRYTANGAAVASFTVAVNRQFTNSQGEREADFINCVIWRKAAENFSNFTNKGSLVGIDGRLQTRNYENQQGQRVYVTEVVVENFSLLESRAESEKRNAGNNSNQAPSYNNNNQSNQSPFGNNNNNNYGNNAGNGNFDNSNNNSNNNNQSNNSNNNSGDPFANNSKPIDISDDDLPF; this is encoded by the coding sequence ATGATTAATCGAGTAGTTTTAGTTGGACGCCTGACACGTGATCCAGAATTAAGATACACTGCTAATGGAGCAGCGGTTGCCAGTTTTACAGTTGCTGTAAACAGACAATTTACTAATTCTCAAGGTGAACGTGAAGCCGATTTTATCAATTGTGTCATTTGGAGAAAAGCTGCCGAGAATTTTTCTAATTTCACTAATAAAGGTTCTCTTGTAGGTATTGATGGACGTCTTCAAACACGTAACTATGAAAACCAACAAGGACAACGAGTATATGTAACAGAAGTAGTTGTAGAAAACTTCTCCTTGTTAGAGTCTCGTGCCGAAAGTGAAAAGAGAAACGCCGGTAACAATTCCAATCAAGCACCTAGCTATAATAACAATAATCAATCAAATCAGTCTCCATTTGGAAATAATAATAACAACAATTATGGAAATAACGCTGGCAACGGCAATTTCGATAATAGTAACAACAATTCTAATAACAATAATCAATCTAACAATTCTAACAATAATAGTGGCGATCCTTTTGCTAACAACAGCAAACCGATTGACATTTCTGATGATGATTTACCATTTTAA
- the rpsR gene encoding 30S ribosomal protein S18, whose protein sequence is MAQQRRGGRRRRKVDFIAANHIEYIDYKDTELLKRFISERGKILPRRVTGTSAKNQRKLTVAIKRARIMALLPFVAED, encoded by the coding sequence ATGGCCCAACAAAGAAGAGGCGGACGTAGAAGACGTAAAGTTGACTTCATCGCTGCTAACCACATCGAATACATCGATTATAAAGATACAGAATTACTTAAGAGATTTATCTCAGAACGTGGTAAGATTTTGCCAAGACGTGTTACAGGTACAAGTGCTAAGAACCAACGTAAGCTTACTGTAGCTATCAAGAGAGCAAGAATCATGGCTCTATTACCATTCGTTGCTGAAGACTAA
- a CDS encoding helix-turn-helix transcriptional regulator, whose protein sequence is MNHVREYRRAKKLSQMALAEKVGVARQTINLIENDKYNPSLDLCLKLAWELDANLNTLFWIDKEES, encoded by the coding sequence ATGAATCACGTTCGTGAATATCGCCGTGCTAAGAAATTATCACAAATGGCACTGGCGGAAAAAGTCGGTGTAGCTCGTCAGACAATCAATTTAATTGAGAATGATAAGTACAACCCATCGTTGGATTTATGTTTGAAATTGGCCTGGGAATTAGACGCAAATTTAAATACGTTGTTTTGGATAGATAAAGAAGAAAGTTAA
- a CDS encoding DHH family phosphoesterase, whose translation MKKIKANLKFFLSRVDHSTQLTAISLIVMLFSILIVGLIHGSIAGYIQAILVIISLILFVYLFLLLGEKAGKYTNNLQYRIDRGTDNSFVEYPLGILLYDTDKQIQWVNPYFVEKTGFNPSNSMTIADISAQLSNLVDDVGHADSRTIQIDDKDFLVQIQPELKVIYLFDITHYSKIEKRYEDNRSVIGQVYLDNYAEITQSMSDRDISNLDNYVTNELSNWAFDQQMFLKRIDDDHFFIMAYTGKIFTMEKNGFKILDTIREYTSQQNVPLTLSMGFSYGVDDLDKLNTEAQKNLNLALGRGGDQVVVKEIGEKARFYGGNTDPMEKRTRVRARMISEALQELLKDSDQVIVMGHSHPDMDVLGSSLGIRRISLMNNTPCKIVINPNTLHSDVSRLLAMAKEEPDIQKDIISPDESVSMKTPKTLIVMVDHSKQSISINPNLIDGDNNKVVVIDHHRRGEEFPENPMLIYIEPYASSTSELITEMLEYQPKNKKAIEKIEATALLAGITVDTKSFSLRTGTRTFDAASYLRSVGADEAVIQNVLKENVDSYIQKSHLIETITMVNGNMAVCFGEEDKTYDPVIVAQAADTLLSLDNVEASFVISKRPDGRVGISARSLGNVNVQVIMEKLGGGGHLSDAATQISDATVEEAKEQLVAVLTDSEKK comes from the coding sequence ATGAAAAAGATAAAAGCTAATCTGAAATTCTTCCTTTCTCGAGTTGATCATTCAACTCAATTAACAGCGATCTCTTTGATTGTGATGTTGTTTTCGATTTTAATCGTCGGCTTGATTCACGGTTCTATTGCCGGATATATCCAAGCTATTTTGGTGATTATTTCGTTGATTTTATTTGTTTATCTCTTCCTTTTATTAGGTGAAAAAGCGGGTAAATATACTAACAATTTGCAATATCGAATTGATCGGGGAACAGACAACAGTTTCGTTGAGTATCCTTTAGGCATACTTTTATACGATACTGATAAACAAATTCAATGGGTAAATCCTTACTTTGTCGAAAAGACAGGCTTTAATCCATCTAATAGTATGACTATTGCTGATATATCGGCTCAATTATCTAATTTAGTCGATGATGTAGGTCATGCAGATAGTCGTACCATTCAAATTGATGACAAAGATTTCTTGGTTCAAATTCAACCAGAACTAAAAGTAATCTATTTGTTTGATATTACGCATTACTCTAAAATTGAAAAAAGATATGAAGATAACCGTTCGGTCATTGGTCAAGTCTATTTGGATAATTATGCTGAAATTACTCAATCAATGAGTGATCGGGATATTTCTAATTTGGACAACTATGTCACGAATGAATTGTCGAATTGGGCCTTTGATCAACAAATGTTCTTGAAACGAATTGATGATGATCATTTCTTCATTATGGCTTACACAGGTAAAATCTTTACAATGGAGAAAAATGGTTTTAAAATTCTTGATACGATTCGTGAATATACTTCGCAACAAAATGTACCTTTGACTTTGAGCATGGGCTTTTCTTACGGTGTTGATGATTTGGATAAACTAAATACTGAAGCGCAAAAGAATCTTAACTTGGCACTAGGTCGTGGAGGCGATCAAGTTGTCGTTAAGGAAATTGGCGAAAAGGCTCGTTTCTATGGTGGTAATACTGACCCAATGGAAAAGAGAACTCGTGTCCGGGCTAGAATGATCAGTGAAGCCTTGCAAGAATTATTGAAAGATAGCGATCAAGTTATCGTTATGGGTCACTCACATCCCGACATGGATGTTTTAGGATCATCTTTAGGTATTAGACGGATTTCATTGATGAATAACACGCCATGTAAAATCGTTATCAATCCTAATACTTTGCATTCTGATGTCAGCCGACTTTTGGCAATGGCTAAAGAAGAGCCAGACATTCAAAAAGATATCATTTCACCAGATGAGTCAGTTTCAATGAAGACACCAAAGACTTTAATCGTGATGGTCGACCATTCTAAGCAAAGCATTTCTATCAATCCTAATTTAATTGACGGCGATAATAATAAAGTTGTTGTCATCGATCACCATAGACGTGGTGAAGAATTCCCAGAGAATCCAATGTTGATCTACATCGAACCATATGCTTCATCAACTAGTGAATTGATCACTGAAATGCTTGAATACCAACCTAAGAATAAGAAAGCTATCGAGAAAATCGAAGCTACAGCTTTGTTGGCTGGGATTACCGTCGATACGAAGTCATTCTCACTTAGAACTGGTACGAGAACCTTTGATGCTGCTAGTTACTTACGCTCTGTGGGTGCTGACGAAGCTGTCATCCAAAATGTTTTGAAAGAGAATGTTGATTCATATATTCAGAAGAGTCATTTGATTGAAACAATTACGATGGTCAATGGTAATATGGCAGTATGTTTCGGTGAAGAGGACAAGACTTATGATCCTGTCATCGTAGCTCAAGCTGCTGATACGTTGTTGTCATTAGATAATGTTGAAGCATCATTTGTTATTAGCAAACGTCCTGATGGTCGAGTAGGGATTTCGGCTAGAAGTTTGGGAAATGTTAATGTACAAGTTATTATGGAAAAACTTGGTGGTGGTGGACACTTGTCTGATGCCGCAACACAAATTTCAGACGCCACAGTAGAAGAAGCCAAGGAACAATTAGTTGCAGTTTTGACTGATTCGGAGAAGAAATAG
- the rplI gene encoding 50S ribosomal protein L9: MKVIFLEDVRGKGKRGELKNVADGYAQNFLIKNKKAIEATKQNVAKLKAEQNREAKDYEAEKEEAKKIKVQIEDDKTVVEILAKAGTDGRLFGSVTTKKIAEELNKQYGLKVDKHKMVLSDGVKSLGYINVPVKLFEGVEATIRVHVAEKK, translated from the coding sequence ATGAAAGTTATTTTCCTAGAAGATGTAAGAGGTAAAGGTAAAAGGGGTGAACTAAAAAATGTCGCTGACGGCTATGCCCAAAACTTTTTGATTAAAAATAAAAAGGCTATCGAAGCTACTAAACAAAACGTTGCTAAATTAAAGGCCGAACAAAATCGTGAAGCTAAAGATTACGAAGCTGAAAAAGAAGAAGCTAAAAAAATCAAAGTCCAAATTGAAGATGACAAGACAGTTGTTGAAATTTTGGCTAAAGCTGGAACTGATGGTCGTCTCTTTGGTTCAGTAACAACCAAGAAGATTGCTGAAGAATTAAATAAACAATATGGACTCAAAGTTGATAAGCACAAGATGGTACTTTCCGATGGCGTTAAATCACTGGGCTACATCAATGTACCGGTGAAGTTGTTTGAAGGTGTCGAAGCTACCATCAGAGTTCACGTTGCTGAAAAGAAGTAG
- the dnaB gene encoding replicative DNA helicase — protein sequence MNNDITSRIPPNDKDAEQAVLGAVFLSQDALIEAMEYVEADDFYQHANQLVFQAMMNLNDAEEPVDVVTVQNELDRANQIEDIGGVSYLAELANAVPTAANTTYYAKIVKNKSTLRRLINAATGIVQRSFDEDEDIDSIIDQSEREIMDVSENRNHKGFRRISDVVKASFEEIDKLYDQDSDVTGLSTGYKDLDAMTTGLHKDELIILAARPGVGKTAFVLNVAQNAATKSNATVAMFSLEMSAESLVNRMLCSEGSIDANALRTGKLDENQWNSLVVAMGSLSRTNIYIDDTPGIKMAEIRSKCRRLLKESGHLDLVVIDYLQLIEGTGQENRQQEVSVISRNLKKLAKELHVPVIALSQLSRGVEARQDKRPMLSDIRESGSIEQDADIVAFLYRDDYYRDEDGDDNNEEEPEDQDVGEVEVIISKNRSGPRGTAKLLFVKSYNKFSSIANIPEN from the coding sequence ATGAATAATGATATAACTTCAAGAATACCGCCCAATGATAAGGATGCTGAGCAAGCCGTATTAGGAGCGGTTTTTCTAAGTCAAGATGCTTTAATTGAAGCGATGGAATACGTTGAAGCCGATGATTTTTATCAACACGCCAATCAATTAGTATTTCAAGCGATGATGAATTTAAACGATGCTGAAGAACCGGTCGATGTCGTGACGGTTCAAAATGAATTGGATCGAGCAAATCAAATCGAAGATATTGGTGGTGTTAGTTATTTAGCTGAATTGGCTAATGCTGTACCAACGGCTGCTAATACAACTTATTACGCCAAAATCGTTAAGAATAAATCAACTTTGAGACGTTTGATCAATGCTGCGACTGGTATCGTTCAACGTAGTTTTGATGAAGATGAAGATATCGACAGTATCATCGACCAATCCGAAAGAGAAATCATGGACGTGTCTGAGAATCGAAATCATAAAGGGTTCCGTCGTATTTCAGATGTCGTTAAGGCTTCTTTTGAAGAAATCGATAAATTGTATGATCAAGATAGTGATGTTACCGGGCTTTCCACCGGCTACAAGGATCTTGATGCGATGACGACTGGTTTGCATAAAGATGAATTGATCATTCTAGCTGCTCGTCCTGGTGTTGGTAAAACAGCCTTTGTTTTAAATGTAGCTCAAAATGCAGCTACTAAGTCCAATGCTACGGTAGCGATGTTCTCACTAGAAATGAGTGCTGAGTCGTTAGTTAACCGTATGCTATGTTCTGAGGGTAGTATCGACGCAAACGCTCTGAGAACGGGTAAATTGGACGAGAATCAATGGAATAGTTTAGTAGTAGCCATGGGAAGTTTATCTCGGACTAATATTTACATTGATGACACTCCTGGTATCAAGATGGCAGAAATTAGATCTAAATGTCGTCGACTTTTGAAAGAAAGTGGACATTTGGACTTAGTAGTTATCGATTATTTGCAATTAATCGAAGGAACTGGTCAAGAAAATCGACAACAAGAAGTTTCAGTTATTTCACGTAATTTGAAAAAATTAGCGAAAGAACTTCATGTGCCAGTAATCGCATTATCACAGCTTTCCCGTGGTGTCGAAGCTCGTCAGGACAAAAGACCGATGTTGTCAGATATCCGTGAATCTGGTTCAATTGAACAGGATGCGGATATCGTTGCCTTTCTTTATCGTGATGATTATTATCGTGATGAAGATGGGGATGACAATAATGAGGAAGAACCTGAAGATCAAGATGTCGGTGAAGTTGAAGTAATCATCAGTAAGAACCGTTCAGGTCCACGTGGAACGGCCAAGTTATTGTTCGTGAAATCTTATAATAAGTTTTCATCGATAGCGAATATTCCAGAAAATTAA